The following coding sequences lie in one Methanothermobacter sp. MT-2 genomic window:
- a CDS encoding predicted ribonuclease P, component 3 — protein MKFYDLHIKGRNFQEDSKILKEAQRLGYHGAAIVYPDKSYENAQETIKKLIRGFEDFEVVKGVSISAETPRQLKRKVRKFREKADIILVEGGDAKINRKACENIKVDILSKPYEGRRDPGINHILARAAAENNVAIELNTKDIINSYLKVRAKLFEYLRDIIKLQEKFKFPIIIASGATTTYDLRTPRDLIALFKCINIKEKKIREALSTIPESILEFNKERSSMIILGVKKLGR, from the coding sequence ATGAAATTCTATGACCTGCACATCAAAGGGAGAAACTTCCAAGAAGACAGCAAAATCCTCAAAGAAGCTCAAAGATTAGGCTACCATGGAGCGGCCATCGTATACCCGGACAAATCCTATGAAAACGCCCAAGAAACTATCAAAAAACTGATAAGGGGATTTGAGGATTTTGAAGTTGTGAAAGGTGTGAGTATAAGCGCCGAAACTCCAAGACAATTAAAAAGAAAGGTGCGAAAATTCAGGGAAAAAGCTGACATCATCCTAGTAGAAGGAGGAGACGCTAAAATCAATAGAAAAGCCTGCGAAAACATCAAAGTCGACATACTCTCCAAACCATATGAGGGCAGGAGAGACCCTGGGATAAACCACATACTCGCAAGAGCAGCAGCAGAAAACAACGTCGCAATAGAACTAAACACCAAAGACATAATAAACTCCTACCTTAAAGTACGCGCCAAACTATTCGAATACCTTAGAGACATAATCAAACTCCAAGAGAAATTCAAATTCCCAATCATAATAGCAAGCGGCGCCACAACAACCTATGACCTTAGAACACCAAGAGACCTAATAGCACTCTTTAAATGCATCAACATAAAAGAAAAAAAGATCAGAGAAGCCCTATCAACCATACCAGAATCCATACTAGAATTCAACAAGGAAAGGAGCTCCATGATAATCCTAGGAGTGAAAAAATTAGGAAGATGA
- a CDS encoding 50S ribosomal protein L15e has protein sequence MYKYIRKAWKNPKETYVRELMWDRVPKWRRQKAIQRIEKPTRLDRARSLGYKAKKGFIIVRTRVRRGSMRKSRFKGGRRPKRMGVRKITTKKSLKRIAEERVARKYPNLEVLNSYWVWEDGKYKYYEIILVDPHHPNIKNDPNINWIREKQHRGRAFRGLTSEGKKNRGLRNKGKGAEKVR, from the coding sequence ATGTACAAGTATATTAGGAAAGCATGGAAAAATCCAAAGGAAACATATGTAAGAGAGCTCATGTGGGACAGAGTCCCGAAATGGAGAAGACAAAAGGCAATACAGAGGATAGAAAAGCCAACTAGACTCGACCGTGCAAGATCCCTCGGTTACAAGGCCAAGAAAGGATTCATAATTGTGAGAACCCGAGTAAGACGCGGGAGCATGAGAAAAAGCCGATTTAAAGGTGGTAGAAGACCTAAACGTATGGGTGTTAGGAAGATAACGACAAAAAAGAGCCTTAAAAGGATAGCTGAAGAAAGAGTAGCCCGCAAATACCCCAACCTAGAAGTACTCAACTCATACTGGGTATGGGAAGACGGCAAATACAAATACTATGAGATAATCCTAGTAGACCCACACCACCCAAACATAAAAAACGACCCAAATATAAATTGGATCCGCGAAAAACAACACCGTGGCCGAGCATTCAGAGGCCTTACAAGTGAAGGTAAAAAGAACCGAGGACTCAGAAACAAAGGAAAAGGCGCGGAAAAAGTAAGATAA
- a CDS encoding proteasome, subunit alpha codes for MQPLQSAGYDRAITVFSPDGRLFQVEYAREAVKRGTTSLGVKSVDGIVLAVDKRPTSKLVEPKSIEKIFQIDEHIGAATSGLVADARAIIEKARLEAQINRITYNEPIRVESLAKKICDMKQLYTQHGGVRPFGTALIIGGVNGKGCRLFETDPSGALIEYKATAIGAGRPIAMEEFEKKYRDDLNLEEAINLALDAIYEATEGKTTPESVEIAVITAKDKMYRKLSDDEIRDHVEELLIRKEKEEEE; via the coding sequence ATGCAACCACTTCAAAGCGCAGGATATGATCGGGCCATAACAGTTTTCAGCCCCGACGGTAGACTATTCCAAGTTGAATATGCTAGGGAGGCTGTTAAAAGAGGCACAACATCACTAGGTGTTAAATCAGTGGATGGTATAGTATTAGCGGTTGATAAAAGACCCACAAGCAAACTCGTAGAACCAAAATCCATAGAAAAAATATTCCAAATCGACGAACACATAGGAGCGGCTACCTCAGGTTTAGTGGCTGATGCAAGGGCCATAATAGAAAAAGCCAGACTAGAAGCCCAGATAAATAGGATAACATATAACGAGCCCATAAGAGTGGAGAGTCTAGCTAAAAAGATATGTGACATGAAACAACTCTACACACAACACGGTGGCGTGAGACCATTCGGAACAGCCCTAATCATAGGAGGAGTCAATGGAAAAGGATGCAGACTCTTCGAAACAGACCCAAGCGGAGCCCTAATAGAATACAAGGCAACAGCCATAGGCGCTGGAAGGCCAATCGCAATGGAAGAATTCGAAAAAAAATACCGAGACGACCTCAACCTAGAAGAAGCGATCAACCTAGCCCTTGACGCCATATATGAAGCTACAGAGGGTAAAACCACCCCTGAAAGTGTTGAAATCGCAGTAATCACTGCAAAAGATAAAATGTATAGAAAACTGTCAGATGATGAGATAAGAGACCATGTTGAAGAACTCCTAATAAGGAAGGAAAAGGAGGAAGAGGAGTAA
- a CDS encoding exosome RNA binding protein, protein MILVKDKDIVVPGEVLAKNDYFPGRGTFKENNKICSSHVGLVSIRNKQINVIPLVSKYIPKRGDVVIGEITDIRFSMWGLDINSPYSGFLPASEVFGKEKRGLENIFNIGDVLFLKVVDVDEVKKVKLGLKGRGLGKFKGGVLVYITPSKVPRLIGKRGSMINMIKEKTRCDIVVGQNGVVWVKGDPEMENIARKIILMIEREAHTSGLTDRVKNTLMELIESQKEKVKG, encoded by the coding sequence TTGATACTAGTAAAAGATAAGGACATAGTGGTGCCAGGTGAAGTACTAGCAAAGAATGACTATTTTCCTGGCAGGGGAACATTCAAGGAAAACAATAAGATATGTTCATCCCATGTAGGCCTTGTTTCAATAAGGAACAAACAGATAAACGTCATACCCCTAGTAAGTAAATATATCCCAAAGAGGGGTGACGTTGTTATAGGTGAAATAACAGACATAAGATTCTCAATGTGGGGATTAGATATAAATTCACCATATTCCGGTTTCCTACCAGCCTCAGAGGTTTTCGGGAAAGAGAAAAGGGGCCTTGAGAACATATTCAATATTGGTGACGTTCTCTTTTTAAAAGTAGTTGATGTTGACGAGGTTAAAAAGGTTAAACTAGGCCTTAAAGGCAGAGGACTTGGAAAATTCAAGGGAGGAGTCCTCGTATATATAACACCCAGCAAGGTCCCCCGTTTAATCGGTAAAAGAGGTTCTATGATCAACATGATAAAAGAGAAAACACGCTGCGATATAGTAGTGGGACAAAACGGAGTTGTATGGGTGAAAGGAGACCCTGAAATGGAGAACATAGCCCGGAAGATAATATTAATGATCGAAAGGGAAGCCCACACTTCCGGACTCACTGATAGGGTGAAAAACACCCTAATGGAGCTTATAGAATCCCAGAAAGAAAAGGTTAAGGGGTGA
- a CDS encoding exosome subunit: MVSLEDAVIARLESHGERFEILVDPDLAAEFKKDQSKVDIEDILAVQEVFKDARKGDKASEETMRKLFESDDPLEVAKIILKKGSIQLTAEQRRQMIKDKYKKIVNKIAREAINPQTGLPHPPKRIEKAMKEAKVHVDPFKTVDEQVNIVLKAIRAKIPIKFEKVKVAIKIPGETAGPVYGIISNFGKILEEEWQKDGSWIAIVEIPGGLQDSFYQKMSEMTGGQVETRLLK; this comes from the coding sequence ATGGTAAGCCTCGAGGATGCTGTTATAGCCCGCCTAGAATCCCACGGGGAAAGATTCGAGATACTCGTAGACCCAGATCTAGCCGCCGAGTTCAAGAAAGACCAATCAAAGGTGGATATAGAGGATATATTAGCAGTCCAAGAGGTGTTCAAGGACGCTAGGAAGGGTGACAAGGCATCCGAAGAGACCATGCGTAAACTCTTTGAGAGTGACGATCCACTTGAAGTCGCCAAGATAATACTCAAAAAGGGGAGCATACAATTAACAGCAGAACAACGAAGACAGATGATAAAAGACAAATACAAAAAAATCGTCAACAAGATAGCGAGAGAAGCTATAAACCCCCAAACAGGACTCCCACACCCACCCAAAAGGATTGAAAAGGCCATGAAAGAGGCTAAAGTTCATGTTGACCCGTTCAAGACTGTGGACGAGCAAGTTAACATAGTTTTAAAGGCTATCCGTGCCAAGATACCCATAAAGTTTGAGAAGGTTAAGGTAGCTATTAAAATCCCCGGCGAAACCGCCGGTCCAGTTTATGGTATTATCTCAAATTTTGGTAAAATACTTGAAGAGGAATGGCAAAAAGACGGCTCATGGATAGCCATCGTAGAGATACCCGGAGGACTCCAGGACAGCTTCTATCAGAAAATGAGTGAAATGACAGGCGGCCAAGTCGAGACAAGACTCCTCAAATAA
- a CDS encoding carboxymuconolactone decarboxylase related protein encodes MKEDIFYGKGVAYTKKDYPEIYDALVQLNEAVYTGKVLDYKTQKLIALGITAAKSDDRAVKKQIESAIKEFNVTKDEIVDVLRVVLLTSGNPPFTKAMKILYEVLENR; translated from the coding sequence ATGAAAGAAGATATATTCTATGGTAAAGGAGTGGCATACACCAAAAAGGACTACCCTGAAATTTATGATGCACTAGTCCAATTAAACGAGGCAGTATACACAGGAAAAGTCCTAGACTATAAAACACAAAAATTAATAGCCCTAGGTATAACCGCCGCTAAATCGGATGATAGAGCAGTGAAAAAACAGATAGAAAGCGCCATAAAAGAATTTAATGTTACAAAGGATGAGATAGTGGACGTCCTAAGAGTGGTGCTTTTAACATCAGGAAACCCACCATTCACAAAAGCAATGAAAATACTCTACGAAGTCCTAGAAAATCGATAA
- a CDS encoding stomatin-like protein, which yields MDILSIIIVLVLLVLAFKSIKILRPYEKGVVERLGKYQRTVESGLVMIIPFIETIKKVDMREQVVDVPPQEVITKDNTVVVVDCVIFYEVVDPFNAVYNVVDFYQAVTKLAQTNLRNIIGDLELDETLTSREMINAQLRKVLDEATDRWGTRVVRVEIQRIEPPKDIVEAMSKQMKAERMKRAAILEAEGYKQSEIKKAEGDKQAAILEAEGKAEAIKKVAEADKYKEIALAEGQAKAILTIFNAMHDGNPTNDIIALKYLEALQKIADGKATKILLPVETAGILGSIAGISEMFKEKEAPEKLPMKKEKE from the coding sequence TTGGATATTCTAAGTATAATAATAGTATTAGTGCTTTTAGTACTTGCATTTAAGAGCATTAAGATACTGAGACCCTATGAAAAGGGTGTTGTTGAAAGACTTGGTAAATATCAGCGAACTGTTGAAAGCGGACTAGTCATGATAATACCATTCATTGAAACCATAAAAAAAGTTGACATGCGTGAACAAGTAGTTGACGTACCACCCCAAGAAGTTATAACAAAGGACAATACAGTTGTAGTGGTTGACTGTGTAATATTCTATGAGGTGGTTGACCCATTCAACGCAGTATACAATGTTGTTGACTTCTACCAGGCAGTTACAAAACTTGCCCAGACAAACCTCAGGAACATAATAGGCGACCTCGAACTAGATGAAACATTAACATCAAGGGAGATGATAAACGCCCAACTAAGAAAAGTACTAGACGAAGCAACTGACAGATGGGGAACAAGGGTTGTCCGCGTAGAAATACAAAGGATAGAACCTCCAAAAGACATCGTCGAGGCCATGTCCAAACAGATGAAAGCAGAGAGGATGAAAAGAGCGGCTATACTAGAAGCTGAAGGATACAAACAATCAGAGATCAAAAAAGCAGAGGGTGATAAACAAGCAGCCATACTAGAAGCTGAAGGTAAAGCAGAAGCTATAAAAAAGGTTGCGGAGGCAGACAAATACAAAGAAATAGCCTTGGCTGAAGGCCAAGCAAAGGCCATACTCACAATATTCAATGCAATGCACGACGGCAACCCAACCAATGATATCATAGCACTAAAATACCTGGAAGCTCTTCAAAAAATTGCGGATGGTAAAGCAACAAAGATACTTCTACCAGTGGAAACAGCAGGAATACTAGGCTCAATAGCAGGAATATCAGAAATGTTCAAAGAAAAAGAAGCCCCCGAAAAACTTCCCATGAAAAAAGAAAAAGAATAA
- a CDS encoding ribonuclease P protein component 2: MKILPASLREPQRYLAIEIISEKPLEKNDIVSMIWNACLRLHGECETSKFRLWLIKTWQTIKKDHRHSIKCIIRCRRGEEEKVRGALSSISQYNNIRVAVHTLGISGTIRSATQKFIKPNKKK; this comes from the coding sequence TTGAAAATACTCCCCGCCAGCCTAAGAGAACCCCAAAGATACCTCGCCATTGAAATCATAAGCGAAAAACCCCTAGAAAAAAATGACATAGTATCCATGATATGGAATGCCTGTCTCAGATTACACGGAGAATGCGAAACAAGCAAATTCAGACTATGGCTTATCAAAACATGGCAAACCATAAAAAAGGATCACAGGCATAGTATAAAGTGTATAATACGATGTAGACGTGGAGAAGAAGAGAAAGTGAGAGGTGCATTATCCTCAATCTCCCAATATAATAATATAAGGGTGGCTGTCCACACCCTTGGGATCTCGGGCACCATACGCTCAGCAACACAAAAGTTTATTAAACCCAACAAGAAAAAATAG